One Mustelus asterias chromosome 10, sMusAst1.hap1.1, whole genome shotgun sequence DNA window includes the following coding sequences:
- the LOC144500043 gene encoding BTB/POZ domain-containing protein KCTD21-like, translated as MSDPITLNVGGKLYTSSLATLTRYPDSMLGVMFSGKMPSTSDQHGNFFIDRDGKIFRYILNFLRTSNLDLPDDFQEVGLLKREADFYQIQPLIEALQERESENAKAERNAMLNITLDQRLQTVYFTVKPAPQMYNLTSCSTEVFDANIFCTSAEFLKHLSSKFSYFVNGKLLPIGYEKKDPHHLTLQWVGHVAVLPEDEYTRQNLKRLWIVPTNEQVNNFQLFVEEVLKTAMSDGFHVDSLQPDSSDFMNYKVLRLVRYK; from the coding sequence ATGTCTGACCCTATAACATTAAATGTAGGAGGAAAACTATACACCAGTTCTCTAGCAACTTTAACACGTTATCCAGACTCGATGCTGGGTGTAATGTTCAGTGGAAAAATGCCCTCGACTAGCGATCAGCATGGTAATTTTTTCATCGATAGAGATGGCAAAATATTTCGATATATTCTAAATTTTCTGCGGACATCAAACCTGGATCTCCCAGATGATTTTCAAGAAGTGGGGCTTTTGAAGAGAGAAGCTGATTTTTACCAGATCCAGCCTTTGATAGAGGCTTTGCAGGAGAGAGAGTCTGAAAATGCCAAAGCAGAGAGGAATGCAATGCTCAACATTACTCTTGATCAGAGACTGCAAACTGTTTACTTCACAGTTAAACCAGCCCCACAAATGTACAACCTAACGTCATGTAGCACAGAGGTTTTTGATGCAAACATATTTTGCACATCAGCTGAATTCTTGAAGCATTTGAGCTCCAAGTTTTCTTACTTTGTCAATGGTAAACTTTTACCAATTGGTTATGAGAAAAAGGATCCACACCATTTGACACTACAGTGGGTTGGACATGTGGCAGTGTTGCCTGAAGATGAGTATACAAGACAGAATTTAAAAAGACTATGGATTGTGCCTACAAATGAGCAAGTTAACAATTTTCAGTTGTTTGTAGAGGAAGTGTTAAAAACAGCAATGAGTGATGGATTCCATGTGGATTCATTACAACCAGATTCCTCTGACTTCATGAATTACAAGGTACTACGCTTAGTCAGATATAAATAA